The Methanoregula boonei 6A8 genome has a window encoding:
- a CDS encoding HEPN domain-containing protein, with amino-acid sequence MTIYDSIGPIEDKCRWLHCCKVDVIISSEKIESAIDDALVFFDAAIGLISLQLVTPTDVPIFEKAIEWDDGIHDREFIQNTVLPHNLGKVREFDPEKFGILFSKLNETEIPYRKKFPQRIERAIRWFRMGIFESDHFTKYTCYWLGLEILNPVIKEKYIENITNHSLRHYHRKEKPTELINLAGIKYLLMEIQGKSYNEWVEIKEIRDSIVHGNKSLELIKTIVTNYLSTLEESLLTGIYECIGLSKAEIYKLIRPGYPRPSKTETRLIATLINADKKSMDMTYLPELILQSSEQAQTDVPNGYEKTLTVRYTLKNSHGPCNVSGIMLVGSSDPEMKKRKFECSADVFKK; translated from the coding sequence ATGACAATTTATGATTCAATTGGACCAATCGAGGATAAATGTCGTTGGCTTCACTGCTGTAAAGTTGATGTAATTATTTCTTCAGAGAAAATCGAATCTGCTATTGATGATGCGTTAGTGTTTTTCGATGCTGCAATCGGACTAATTTCACTGCAATTAGTCACACCAACAGATGTACCGATTTTTGAAAAGGCGATAGAATGGGATGATGGAATTCACGACCGAGAATTTATCCAGAATACTGTGTTGCCACATAATCTTGGTAAAGTTAGAGAATTTGATCCCGAGAAATTTGGAATTTTATTCAGCAAGTTGAATGAGACGGAGATACCGTATCGAAAAAAATTCCCTCAACGAATTGAACGCGCCATCCGCTGGTTTAGAATGGGGATATTCGAGTCAGATCACTTTACAAAGTATACTTGTTATTGGTTAGGTCTTGAAATTCTTAATCCCGTAATTAAAGAGAAGTATATTGAAAACATTACGAACCATTCCCTACGCCATTACCACAGGAAAGAAAAACCAACGGAATTGATCAATCTCGCTGGTATCAAATATTTGCTAATGGAAATTCAAGGAAAATCGTACAACGAATGGGTGGAAATTAAAGAGATTCGGGATTCAATCGTCCACGGTAATAAATCCCTTGAGTTGATTAAAACAATCGTAACTAATTATCTGTCCACACTTGAAGAATCCCTCCTTACAGGAATATACGAGTGTATTGGCCTATCAAAGGCAGAAATATACAAACTAATTCGTCCAGGATATCCCCGCCCCTCAAAAACTGAAACAAGACTTATTGCGACATTGATTAATGCTGATAAAAAATCGATGGACATGACTTATTTGCCAGAATTAATTCTTCAAAGTAGCGAACAAGCTCAAACAGATGTTCCAAATGGATACGAGAAGACGCTGACCGTGAGATATACATTAAAAAACTCTCATGGACCGTGTAATGTCTCTGGCATAATGTTAGTTGGATCATCCGATCCTGAAATGAAAAAGCGAAAATTTGAGTGTAGTGCTGATGTATTCAAAAAATAG
- a CDS encoding V-type ATP synthase subunit D, translated as MALRDIKPTRSELINLKRKIQLSQRGYKILKMKRDGLIMEFFKILSEAKDSRGELLRRYKHAVEMMAVANTVEGALGVKAAAFSVKETPEITLKSKNIMGVVVPEIESSKVKKTLADRGYGVLGTSPVIDETASSFEDLVEAIIESAEIETTMKRLLDEIEKTKRRVNALEFKVIPELTEARDFIKMRLDEMEREELFRMKKIKARGSS; from the coding sequence ATGGCGCTGCGCGATATCAAACCAACCCGCTCGGAACTGATCAACCTCAAGAGGAAGATCCAGCTCTCGCAGCGCGGTTATAAGATCCTCAAGATGAAGCGCGATGGGCTGATCATGGAATTCTTCAAGATCCTTTCCGAGGCAAAGGACAGCCGCGGGGAGCTCTTAAGAAGGTACAAGCACGCTGTCGAGATGATGGCAGTGGCAAACACGGTGGAAGGCGCGCTCGGTGTCAAGGCCGCTGCCTTCTCCGTAAAAGAGACCCCGGAGATCACGCTCAAGAGCAAGAACATCATGGGCGTGGTCGTGCCGGAGATCGAGTCCTCCAAGGTGAAAAAGACCCTTGCCGACCGGGGATACGGGGTGCTTGGCACCTCCCCGGTCATTGATGAGACCGCCTCGTCGTTCGAAGACCTGGTCGAAGCCATCATAGAGAGCGCCGAGATCGAGACCACGATGAAGCGTCTCCTCGACGAGATCGAGAAGACCAAGCGCCGGGTAAACGCGCTTGAGTTCAAGGTCATCCCTGAACTCACCGAGGCCCGGGACTTCATCAAGATGCGCCTTGACGAGATGGAAAGAGAAGAGCTCTTCCGGATGAAGAAGATCAAGGCCCGGGGTTCGTCGTAA
- a CDS encoding DNA-methyltransferase: MTSSAIPPQIDLAFLNPLIEEVGIQKAIPAISKNANLIKKIEAITRLVQTEHKLVLGDARDLSSIDDESVHLIVTSPPYWSLKKYHESDGQLGNIQDYEAFLPELDKVWAECYRILAKGGRLIVVVGDVCLSRKEAGRHLVMPLHASIIESCRRIGFDNLSPIIWHKIANATFEVSNGGGGILGKPFEPNGVIKNDIEFILMQRKPGAYRKPDTEKRLLSTISQENHKLWFRQIWTDIPGASTQDHPAPYPVELSTRLIRMFSFVGDTVLDPFVGTGTTMLSAAATGRNSIGIEIDPRYLEYAYQRLRKQGIMIETPQTVKKYQQTLSGDFPYR; this comes from the coding sequence ATGACATCCTCAGCAATCCCCCCTCAAATCGATCTGGCATTTCTTAATCCGCTGATCGAAGAGGTTGGTATTCAGAAGGCTATCCCAGCAATATCAAAAAATGCTAATCTCATCAAAAAGATCGAAGCGATCACCCGGCTTGTGCAGACGGAACACAAACTGGTTCTCGGTGATGCCCGCGATCTCTCCAGTATCGATGATGAATCCGTTCATCTCATTGTCACCTCTCCACCATACTGGAGCCTGAAAAAATACCACGAGTCGGACGGGCAACTAGGGAACATTCAGGACTATGAGGCGTTCCTTCCAGAACTCGATAAAGTATGGGCAGAATGTTACCGGATCCTTGCCAAGGGCGGGCGGCTTATTGTGGTCGTTGGCGATGTGTGTCTTTCGCGAAAGGAGGCAGGGCGGCACCTCGTGATGCCTCTCCATGCCAGCATCATCGAATCCTGCCGCAGGATCGGTTTTGATAATCTCTCACCCATTATCTGGCATAAGATCGCCAATGCTACGTTCGAAGTCAGCAACGGAGGTGGGGGAATCCTCGGGAAACCCTTTGAGCCTAACGGTGTGATAAAAAATGATATCGAGTTTATCCTGATGCAGAGAAAGCCTGGTGCCTACCGAAAACCGGATACCGAAAAGCGATTGCTGAGTACCATATCGCAAGAGAACCACAAGTTATGGTTCCGGCAGATCTGGACTGATATCCCCGGTGCATCTACACAGGATCACCCGGCGCCGTACCCGGTTGAACTTTCCACCCGACTGATACGAATGTTCAGTTTCGTTGGCGACACAGTGCTCGATCCCTTCGTGGGAACCGGTACAACAATGCTCTCCGCAGCCGCCACAGGGCGGAATAGTATCGGAATAGAGATAGATCCTAGGTATCTCGAGTATGCATACCAACGGCTGCGGAAGCAGGGGATCATGATAGAAACTCCGCAGACCGTGAAAAAATACCAGCAGACACTATCCGGGGATTTCCCGTACCGGTGA
- a CDS encoding flavodoxin family protein yields METVAVLVDSRAGRTRSAAVAIAEVSGVSVGDIKKPLPDAEILFLGSGMYGTGPGDYMNRLLEEGTFTGRKVALFATATYPRDGEKMLGNMAETLEKKGATIVGNTGSVRGKLIISRYLRLHPEDLEEFRNWAREIVGN; encoded by the coding sequence ATGGAAACAGTAGCAGTGCTGGTAGATTCCCGGGCAGGACGCACCCGGAGTGCCGCTGTGGCAATTGCGGAAGTGTCGGGTGTGAGCGTCGGGGACATAAAAAAACCGCTGCCTGATGCAGAGATCCTTTTCCTCGGGAGCGGAATGTATGGCACCGGGCCGGGGGATTATATGAATCGCCTTCTGGAGGAGGGCACATTTACCGGAAGGAAGGTTGCCCTCTTTGCAACGGCAACGTATCCCCGGGATGGAGAGAAGATGCTTGGCAATATGGCAGAAACCCTGGAAAAGAAGGGCGCGACAATTGTCGGGAACACAGGAAGTGTCCGGGGCAAACTGATTATCAGCAGGTACCTGCGCCTGCATCCGGAGGATCTGGAAGAGTTCAGGAACTGGGCCCGGGAGATTGTGGGGAATTAG
- a CDS encoding ATP synthase subunit B — MKEYRTITKIAGPLVFVEKTEPIGYQELVNIVLSDGTIKRGQVLDTSDDLVVVQIFETTTGIGRDSGVRFTGETIKMPVGREMLGRILSGGGKPIDGGPEIVPEKRLDITGAAINPWARNSPSDFIQTGISTIDGTNTLVRGQKLPIFSGAGLPHNNVALQIARQAKVPGSTESFAVVFAAMGITKEEANYFMQDFERTGALEHAVVFLNLADDPAVERIITPRLALTTAEYLAFELGMHVLVILTDMTNYCEALRQIGAAREEVPGRRGYPGYMYTDLACIYERAGIIKGQKGSVTQIPILTMPGDDITHPIPDLTGYITEGQIVVNRELHRKGIYPPINVLPSLSRLMNLGIGKGHTREDHKKVSDQMYAGYAEGNDLRGLVAIVGKDALSERDRGLLEFADLFEDKFVRQGYDEDRTIEDTLDLGWDLLSTLPVEQLTRIDRDLINKYHPKLKAGAKKE; from the coding sequence ATGAAGGAATACAGGACGATCACAAAAATAGCCGGCCCGCTTGTCTTTGTCGAGAAGACCGAGCCTATCGGGTACCAGGAACTCGTAAACATAGTCCTTTCCGATGGCACGATCAAGCGCGGCCAGGTGCTGGACACAAGCGACGACCTTGTCGTTGTCCAGATCTTCGAGACCACGACCGGTATCGGCAGGGACAGCGGCGTCCGTTTCACCGGCGAAACCATCAAGATGCCGGTGGGCCGCGAAATGCTCGGGCGTATCCTCTCGGGCGGCGGTAAGCCGATCGACGGCGGCCCGGAGATCGTTCCGGAAAAGCGCCTCGACATCACGGGTGCTGCAATCAACCCGTGGGCCCGCAACTCCCCGTCTGATTTCATCCAGACCGGTATCTCCACCATCGATGGCACGAACACGCTCGTGCGTGGCCAGAAGCTCCCGATCTTCTCGGGTGCCGGTCTTCCGCACAACAACGTGGCTCTCCAGATTGCCCGGCAGGCAAAGGTGCCCGGCTCTACCGAGAGTTTCGCGGTCGTATTCGCTGCAATGGGTATCACAAAAGAAGAAGCCAACTACTTCATGCAGGATTTCGAACGCACCGGCGCCCTCGAACACGCCGTCGTGTTCCTCAACCTCGCAGACGATCCGGCAGTCGAGCGTATCATCACGCCCCGGCTCGCCCTGACCACTGCCGAGTACCTTGCATTCGAGCTTGGCATGCATGTGCTTGTCATCCTTACGGATATGACAAACTACTGCGAAGCGCTCCGCCAGATCGGCGCTGCCCGTGAAGAAGTGCCCGGCCGCCGTGGCTATCCCGGGTACATGTACACGGACCTGGCCTGCATCTACGAGCGTGCGGGTATCATCAAGGGCCAGAAGGGCTCGGTCACCCAGATCCCGATCTTAACGATGCCCGGCGATGATATCACCCACCCGATCCCCGACCTGACCGGGTACATCACCGAAGGCCAGATCGTGGTCAACCGTGAACTGCACCGTAAGGGTATCTACCCGCCCATCAACGTGCTGCCCTCGCTCTCCCGGCTCATGAACCTGGGTATCGGCAAGGGGCACACCCGCGAAGACCACAAGAAGGTCTCCGACCAGATGTACGCGGGCTATGCGGAAGGAAACGATCTCCGGGGCCTTGTTGCTATCGTCGGTAAGGATGCACTCTCCGAGCGTGACCGCGGACTTCTTGAGTTCGCCGACCTCTTCGAGGACAAGTTTGTCCGCCAGGGATATGACGAGGACCGTACCATCGAGGACACCCTCGATCTCGGCTGGGACCTCCTCTCCACGCTGCCGGTAGAACAGCTCACCCGTATCGACCGTGACCTGATCAACAAGTACCACCCGAAGCTCAAGGCCGGAGCCAAGAAGGAGTAA
- a CDS encoding class I SAM-dependent methyltransferase translates to MPPHSHARDVFSAEHASHLDTKFRRILYRPDRLAERYVKPGDRVLDFGCGPGFFTREFAKRVGDKGCVIAADLQEEMLAIVREKLSAEGLMPRVKTHRCKPDSLDLLPDRDGQVNAAFAIFVVHEVPDREKLFSEIAAMLAPGGIFFYSEPPFLVSGTEFRENLTILEKRGLEVVETRRYFVNRAAVLKKR, encoded by the coding sequence ATGCCTCCGCACTCCCACGCCCGCGACGTCTTCTCTGCCGAACACGCTTCCCATCTCGACACGAAATTCCGCCGCATTCTCTATCGCCCCGACCGGCTCGCGGAAAGGTACGTGAAGCCCGGCGACCGGGTCCTCGACTTCGGCTGCGGCCCGGGATTTTTTACCCGCGAGTTTGCAAAGCGTGTCGGGGACAAGGGATGCGTGATTGCCGCCGACCTCCAGGAAGAGATGCTTGCAATCGTCCGGGAAAAACTTTCGGCCGAAGGCCTCATGCCCCGGGTAAAAACGCACCGGTGCAAGCCGGACTCGCTTGATCTTTTACCGGACCGTGACGGGCAGGTCAACGCGGCCTTTGCGATCTTTGTTGTCCACGAAGTCCCAGACCGGGAAAAACTCTTCTCCGAGATCGCCGCTATGCTTGCGCCCGGCGGGATTTTTTTCTATTCCGAACCGCCGTTTTTGGTTTCGGGAACGGAGTTCCGCGAGAACCTGACGATTCTGGAAAAACGCGGGCTTGAGGTAGTGGAGACCCGGAGATATTTCGTGAACCGGGCGGCCGTGCTTAAAAAAAGGTAA
- a CDS encoding phosphoglycerate kinase — protein sequence MPIGTLPDLGAEGKTVLLRLDLNSPIDPTSHLILDDKRFREHLPTVRALSDSRVVIVTHQSRPGKKDFTTLEAHAGKLEELLGTPVTYIDSIFGKHARDAVQASKPGDILMLENVRFAAEENLTMKPEDAKKTHIVRRLSSMADVFVNDAFGTAHRSQPTVVGLPLAMRSAAGLLMEREVATLSKVLSGAPRPVTMVLGGTKIDDSIEVAAHVLANGIADNVIVIGVVANAFYIAAGYDIGKPSTQLIEQLKYQGEIAKAKAILDTFGDRVILPSAVAVRQNGRRAEYPVEKIPFDAPVMDLGMDALPALVSTLKNAGTVVFNGPAGVFEDPDFATGTYELLRAASKVGFSVVGGGHTAAVIEKLGIEKEFTHISTGGGACIEFLTGKKLPAVEALEESYQLFG from the coding sequence ATGCCGATCGGTACCCTCCCGGATCTGGGGGCAGAAGGAAAAACGGTGCTTCTCCGTCTTGACCTCAACTCCCCCATCGATCCCACCTCCCACCTTATTTTGGATGACAAACGGTTCCGCGAGCACCTGCCCACGGTACGTGCCCTTTCGGATTCCCGGGTTGTGATCGTCACCCACCAGAGCCGGCCCGGGAAAAAGGACTTTACCACGCTTGAGGCCCACGCAGGCAAGCTCGAAGAGCTCCTGGGCACTCCTGTTACCTACATTGACAGCATCTTCGGGAAACACGCCAGGGATGCCGTGCAGGCCTCAAAGCCCGGCGATATCCTGATGCTCGAGAACGTGCGGTTTGCGGCTGAAGAGAACCTCACGATGAAACCTGAGGACGCAAAAAAGACGCATATCGTCAGGCGCCTCTCATCCATGGCCGATGTCTTTGTCAATGACGCGTTCGGGACTGCCCACCGCTCCCAGCCGACCGTGGTCGGCCTGCCGCTTGCCATGCGTTCCGCTGCCGGCCTTTTGATGGAACGAGAGGTTGCCACCCTTTCAAAAGTACTCTCGGGTGCCCCCCGCCCGGTCACCATGGTGCTTGGCGGCACCAAGATCGATGACTCGATCGAGGTTGCCGCCCACGTGCTTGCAAACGGCATTGCCGATAACGTAATCGTGATCGGGGTCGTGGCCAATGCCTTCTACATCGCTGCCGGGTACGATATCGGCAAACCCTCCACCCAGCTCATCGAGCAGCTGAAGTACCAGGGCGAGATAGCAAAGGCCAAAGCGATCCTTGATACGTTCGGCGACCGGGTGATCCTGCCCTCTGCGGTTGCCGTGCGGCAGAACGGGCGGCGTGCCGAATACCCGGTAGAAAAGATCCCGTTCGATGCACCGGTCATGGATCTCGGCATGGATGCCCTCCCGGCCCTTGTTTCCACCCTGAAAAATGCCGGGACCGTGGTCTTTAACGGCCCGGCCGGAGTCTTTGAGGACCCGGACTTTGCCACAGGCACCTACGAGCTCCTCCGGGCCGCATCGAAAGTCGGGTTCTCGGTCGTGGGCGGCGGGCACACCGCAGCCGTGATCGAGAAGCTCGGGATAGAAAAAGAGTTCACCCACATCTCAACAGGTGGCGGGGCCTGCATCGAGTTTCTGACCGGCAAAAAACTCCCGGCAGTCGAGGCGCTCGAAGAGTCGTACCAGCTCTTCGGGTAA
- a CDS encoding PaeR7I family type II restriction endonuclease, which yields MDEKIVNAVRSYRTIRKRQITKQTESGRHDQGTRGAATGGAQMDAFADLICSAITEAGIPESAIFQKTAVELPGYYRPEKKWDIVVVQKGVLGAVIELKSQMGPSFGNNFNNRSEEALGSATDIWVAFREKRFGSRMFRPWLGYLFLLEDCPESTAPVAVREPHFAIDEIFRDASYKKRYEILCERLILERLYESSCFITARFESTDIHVDEPNPNLSFEHFIGSLKGHMQMLSNQMK from the coding sequence ATGGACGAAAAGATTGTTAATGCTGTTCGGTCCTACCGGACTATCCGGAAGAGACAGATTACAAAACAGACGGAGTCTGGAAGACACGATCAGGGAACCCGCGGTGCGGCAACCGGCGGGGCACAGATGGACGCCTTTGCCGATCTCATCTGTTCGGCAATCACAGAGGCCGGGATTCCTGAATCGGCTATTTTCCAAAAAACTGCTGTAGAACTGCCGGGCTACTACCGGCCGGAAAAGAAATGGGATATTGTGGTAGTCCAGAAGGGTGTGCTTGGCGCAGTCATTGAACTGAAATCCCAGATGGGCCCGTCGTTTGGAAATAATTTCAATAACCGAAGCGAGGAGGCACTCGGGAGTGCCACGGATATCTGGGTCGCATTCCGGGAGAAACGATTCGGGAGCCGGATGTTCCGACCGTGGCTGGGGTACCTTTTCCTTCTAGAGGACTGCCCGGAATCGACCGCCCCGGTTGCGGTTCGGGAGCCACACTTTGCCATCGATGAAATATTCAGGGATGCTTCGTACAAAAAACGGTACGAGATCCTCTGCGAGAGGCTTATTCTCGAACGGCTCTATGAATCGTCCTGTTTTATTACAGCCCGGTTTGAAAGTACAGATATCCATGTCGATGAACCCAATCCGAACCTGTCATTCGAGCATTTTATTGGTTCGCTTAAAGGTCATATGCAGATGCTCAGTAACCAGATGAAATAA
- a CDS encoding response regulator, which produces MAVSSTDNLRNLLENIKSLGFFDRLFGWDRIGHLNAAAGNELRTIIGELNALYAQNEQAEIRIRQLYSDLENQKNQYSRLRKEHDSLKNSTGNIHDVLDTREQELGMLKESEQKNARRLVELENECGRLRSVIDRYIQLFQEKENELGALKEADSKNTQRITELRKESDKLQAALEQFTQRLQGQESGPGALRPAEIKNARKPVRSHIMPKNAANPDEKRILLVEDDVHFSQMLETLLMEIGYTVVGIAVSGEEALALARGENRVDVILIDIHIEGDIDGIETARQIKELYSTPTIFMTAQPDDESIRRVVLTESEGYLVKPINRQELFANLEIAIHKKRKNDAFTGGRRVAVSP; this is translated from the coding sequence ATGGCTGTTTCTTCAACCGACAATCTGCGAAATCTGCTCGAAAATATCAAATCTCTTGGTTTTTTTGACCGGCTGTTTGGCTGGGACCGGATCGGGCACCTGAATGCTGCTGCCGGCAACGAACTCCGGACAATCATCGGCGAACTCAATGCCCTGTATGCGCAAAACGAACAGGCAGAAATCCGAATCCGCCAGCTCTACAGCGATCTGGAGAACCAGAAAAACCAGTATTCCCGGCTCAGAAAAGAGCATGACTCCCTGAAAAATTCCACCGGTAACATTCACGATGTCCTTGACACCCGGGAACAGGAACTGGGGATGCTCAAAGAGTCAGAACAAAAGAATGCCCGGCGCCTGGTTGAACTGGAGAATGAATGCGGGAGGCTGAGATCGGTCATAGACCGGTACATCCAGCTGTTCCAGGAAAAAGAGAACGAGCTGGGTGCCTTAAAAGAAGCCGACTCGAAAAATACCCAGAGGATCACCGAACTCCGTAAAGAATCCGATAAGTTACAGGCCGCACTCGAGCAGTTTACCCAGAGACTACAGGGACAGGAATCCGGTCCCGGCGCACTGCGACCGGCAGAAATCAAAAACGCCAGAAAACCTGTCCGCAGTCACATCATGCCCAAAAATGCCGCAAACCCCGATGAAAAGCGTATCCTCCTGGTCGAAGATGATGTACACTTCTCCCAGATGCTCGAGACCCTGCTCATGGAGATCGGCTACACGGTTGTCGGGATTGCCGTGAGCGGCGAAGAGGCGCTTGCCCTGGCCCGCGGAGAAAACCGGGTGGATGTGATCCTTATCGACATCCACATCGAGGGCGACATAGATGGCATCGAGACGGCACGCCAGATCAAGGAGCTGTACAGCACCCCAACCATTTTCATGACAGCCCAGCCGGACGACGAGAGCATCCGGCGGGTGGTGCTGACAGAATCAGAAGGCTACCTGGTCAAGCCGATCAACCGGCAGGAACTTTTTGCAAACCTCGAGATCGCGATTCATAAAAAACGCAAGAATGATGCGTTCACCGGTGGACGACGGGTAGCGGTCAGCCCGTAG
- the rlmH gene encoding 23S rRNA (pseudouridine(1915)-N(3))-methyltransferase RlmH — MQVRIIAVGKIKERFLSEGIAEYTKRLSPYLKLSIVEIPEEHRGTRAPAGQEELAKEKEGGRILAAIPERAYVVALDLRGTEISSIELAARMHDWQLAGTNTIAFVIGGDLGLSDAVINRAAFRLSLSPLTFTHPMARLILVEQLYRACRINSGEPYHK, encoded by the coding sequence ATGCAGGTTCGCATTATTGCGGTGGGAAAGATCAAGGAGCGGTTTCTTTCCGAGGGGATCGCGGAATATACCAAGCGCCTTTCCCCGTACCTGAAACTTTCCATTGTTGAAATCCCTGAAGAGCACCGGGGAACCCGGGCCCCGGCCGGCCAGGAAGAGCTTGCAAAAGAGAAAGAGGGCGGGCGGATCCTTGCTGCGATCCCAGAGCGTGCGTACGTGGTAGCGCTCGATCTCCGGGGAACGGAAATATCCAGCATTGAGCTTGCCGCCCGGATGCACGACTGGCAGCTTGCGGGTACGAACACGATCGCTTTTGTGATCGGCGGAGATCTCGGCCTTTCCGATGCAGTGATCAACCGGGCCGCGTTCCGGCTCTCGCTCTCTCCCCTGACCTTTACCCATCCGATGGCACGCCTGATCCTTGTGGAGCAGCTCTACCGGGCCTGCCGGATCAACAGCGGCGAGCCCTATCACAAATAA
- the lysS gene encoding lysine--tRNA ligase, which translates to MTDPADTLAFDQTRLDKVRALREKGIDLYPPTFDRKNTIAEIRTKFSEITHEKSAEGVVTAGRLSIIRNHGKTIFADLGDESGKIQLYIRKADLGDEAFDFFNQYIERGDFVGVTGHVFRTKLGEITIWVDKIQLLTKAVCPLPEKFHGLTDVEKRYRQRYVDLIANEEVRQNFRNRSRILSSIRRYLSERDFLEFETPILQPVYGGANARPFTTFHNCLGQKLFLRIAPELYLKRLVVGGFERIFEIARNFRNEDIDTHHNPEFTMVEIYWAYHDVYDMMDLTEDFLATLVQEVHNKTEITFEGTSISFAKPLRRLSMADAVKEYAGIDIFALSVDELRAFAIQNKLKEAEKPQTQREFLVYFFENMVEEKLIQPTFIYDFPVENSPLAKRHRTKEGFTERFELFIYGMELANGFSELNDPLDQKERFEAQDKKRQLGDLEAQMIDYDFINALGYGMPPTGGVGIGIDRLVMLLTGNNSIKEVILFPSMKSVQADGEEAAGKTSPAAEPAQKN; encoded by the coding sequence GTGACCGATCCTGCTGATACCCTTGCATTCGACCAGACCCGGCTCGACAAAGTCCGGGCCCTGCGGGAGAAAGGCATCGACCTCTATCCCCCCACCTTTGACCGGAAGAATACGATCGCGGAGATCAGGACAAAATTCTCAGAGATCACCCACGAGAAGAGTGCCGAGGGCGTTGTTACCGCAGGACGGCTCTCCATCATCCGCAACCATGGCAAGACCATCTTTGCAGATCTCGGGGACGAAAGCGGCAAGATCCAGCTCTACATCAGGAAGGCAGATCTTGGGGACGAGGCATTCGACTTCTTTAACCAGTACATCGAGCGGGGCGATTTTGTCGGCGTGACCGGGCACGTCTTCCGGACAAAACTGGGCGAGATCACGATCTGGGTGGACAAAATCCAGCTCCTTACAAAAGCCGTCTGCCCGTTGCCCGAGAAGTTCCACGGCCTTACCGATGTGGAGAAACGCTACCGGCAGCGGTACGTGGACCTGATTGCAAACGAGGAGGTCCGGCAGAACTTCCGGAACCGGAGCCGGATCCTCTCTTCCATCCGGCGCTACCTCTCCGAGCGGGACTTTCTCGAATTCGAAACCCCGATCCTCCAGCCGGTGTACGGCGGTGCGAACGCACGCCCGTTTACCACGTTCCACAACTGCCTGGGCCAGAAGCTCTTCCTCCGGATCGCACCCGAGCTGTACTTAAAACGGCTCGTGGTCGGCGGCTTTGAGCGGATCTTTGAGATCGCACGGAACTTCCGTAACGAGGACATTGACACGCACCACAACCCCGAGTTCACCATGGTAGAGATCTACTGGGCGTACCACGATGTGTATGACATGATGGACCTCACCGAGGATTTCCTGGCAACGCTCGTGCAGGAGGTGCACAACAAAACGGAGATCACGTTTGAGGGCACAAGTATCTCCTTTGCAAAACCCCTGCGCAGACTCTCGATGGCCGATGCGGTAAAGGAGTACGCCGGGATCGACATCTTTGCCCTGTCGGTGGACGAGCTCCGGGCCTTTGCAATCCAAAACAAGCTCAAGGAAGCCGAAAAACCCCAGACACAGCGCGAGTTCCTGGTGTACTTCTTCGAGAACATGGTGGAGGAAAAACTGATCCAGCCTACCTTTATCTACGATTTTCCCGTGGAGAACTCGCCGCTTGCAAAACGCCACCGGACAAAAGAAGGATTCACTGAGCGCTTCGAGCTCTTCATCTACGGCATGGAACTGGCAAACGGTTTCTCCGAGCTCAACGACCCGCTCGACCAGAAGGAGCGCTTCGAGGCGCAGGACAAAAAACGCCAGCTCGGCGATCTTGAAGCCCAGATGATCGATTACGATTTCATCAACGCGCTCGGGTACGGCATGCCACCGACCGGGGGCGTGGGCATCGGGATCGACCGGCTCGTGATGCTTCTTACCGGCAACAATTCCATCAAGGAAGTGATCCTCTTCCCGTCCATGAAGAGCGTTCAGGCAGATGGCGAGGAGGCCGCCGGGAAAACTTCCCCCGCGGCCGAACCGGCGCAGAAGAACTGA